CCGATAGCCACAGCTTTCGACGGAAGTTCGTCCTGACGCGGCCGCGATAGATATTGTAGTTCACACGCTCGATCTCGTTCAGGATAGCCTTGTAAAGAACATACGCGATGCGCACTGCCATTCGTCCCCGCCAATGCAGCATCGGTATGCCCGGCAGAGCTTCGCGATATATCTGACGGTTTCGCTCGATCTGAAAATTCATGAATTCGACGAACCGCTCATCGAAATTCTGCGTCGCGATGTCGCGTTCGGTCAGCCCGAACCGCCGCATTTCATCACGCGGCATGTAGATGCGGCCGAGCTCGTCATAGTCCTGTTTGATGTCGCGGAGGAAGTTCGTAAGTTGGAACGCGTAGCCGAGCTTGATCGCATAGGGAAAGGCTTCGTCCGAGCTGTAGCCGACGATCTTCGTTACCATAATGCCGATCACGCCTGCCGAGCCGTACATGTATTCCTCGAGGTGCTCGTAGTTGTCATAGGCGAAAACCTCCTCATCCATAAACATCGACTTCAGGAAAGCCTCGCCGTCCTCGACGGTGATGTTGTGACGCCGGAACGTATCGACTATGGCGTGCAAAACGGCGTCGTCGCTGCCGCCGTCAGCCATCGCGGCGAGCCAGCGTTCCCGCCATTCGTTCAGCTTTGCCAGCGTCTCTTCTTTATCACCTTTGTTCGGGTCGTCAACGATCTCGTCGGGAATGCGTGCAAAGGCATAGACGGCGTAGATCGAATTCCGCAGTTCCCGCGGGAAGAACTGCGTCGCGAAGTAGTAGCTCGTCCCGTAATGCTCCGTTATGGCCTTGCATTCGAGATAGCCCTCGGCGAGGAATTCGTCGGCTTTCGCAGCCGTAAGGTTCTTGTCATCGAGCAACATGCTTCTTTTGCACCAAGTGCGTTATACAGGGTTTCGCACGCCGACCTGTTTTGGATTCTGTTACTGCTATGGCTATCATCTTGCCTTATGCCCGAGACAATCGCAACAAAAAAGATCTATGACGGCCGCATTTTTGATGTCCGCATCGACACCATCCGCGAAGGCGACGCGAAATACGACCGCGAGATAATTTCCCACCGCGGCAGCGCCGTGATCGTACCGCTTTTTGACGACGGCACCGTCGCGATGGTCAGACAATACAGGCATGCGGCGAAAGAGACGCTGCTGGAATTACCCGCGGGCTCGCTCGACGAAGGCGAGGCGCCCATCGAAGGTGCCGCCCGAGAACTGGAAGAAGAGATCGGATATACAGCAGAAAAGCTTGAGAAGATCGCGGAATTCTACGTCTCGCCGGGCTTTCTCGATGAAAAGATGTTCGTCTTTTTCGCCGCCGGCCTCACGCAGACCGAGCAGCGGTTGGAGATCGACGAGATCATCGAGGTCGAACGAATTCCGCTCGCCGACGCCATTGAATTGGTTAACCGCGGAGAGATCCACGACGCCAAAACGATGCTCGGCCTGCTCTTTGCCGCAAGAACCGTCGCTCAGCGATGATAAACTTCCTCGTTTTCGCGGCTTGACGATTTATTTTCGTTTCGATATCCTGTCAGTTCGCATTTTTGCGGAGAAAGGCAACAGTGTGTGCAGATATGAGTACTTATTTTCCAAGCGGAAAGGGATTGGCAGAAGATAGAAAGTGGTTTGTCGTTGACGCGAAAGGCAAAACGGTAGGCCGTTTGGCGACCGAGGTCGCACGCATTTTGTCGGGCAAGAACAACCCTGCGTGGACACCGTTCATGGACATGGGCGATCATTGTGTCGTCATAAATGCACGTCACGCCGTTTTCACCGGTTCGAAAACTGATCAAAAGCTTTACCGCCACCACACATTGTATCCGGGCGGCTTGAAAGAAAAGTCCGTCAAGGAAATGCTCGAGCAGAAACCTGAGCGGATCATCGAACTTGCGATCAAAGGCATGTTGCCGAAAACTAAGCTCGGCAAGGCGATGGCAAAGAAATTGAAGGTTTACGCGGATGCCGAACACAGGCACACCGCCCAGAAACCGGAGGCGATCGAAGTTTAGCTGCAGTAGCAGCCGCAGTCCGCAGTTGAAAACTGCCGCTGCCGCTGCCGCTGCCAACTGTAAGATATGGCAGACATTCAGTATTACGGAACAGGCCGCAGAAAGACCTCGACAGCGAGGGTTTACCTTCGTCCGGGCAGCGGCTCGATCACGGTGAACAAGCGTGATTTCAACTCGTATTTTCCTAATGAGGCGTTGCAGATGATCATTCGTCAGCCGCTCGCTCTTACGGAAACGACGGAAAAGTTCGACATTCTCGTGAATGTTGACGGCGGCGGCTCTGCCGGACAGGCGGGTGCGGTTCGTCACGGCATCACGCGTGCGTTGCTCGAATTCAATTCGGACCTGCGTCCTGAGTTGAAGAAAGCGGGCCTCATCACACGCGACCCGAGAAAGAAGGAACGCAAGAAATACGGACAGAAAGGTGCCCGTAAGCGCTTCCAGTTCTCGAAACGCTAATTAGTGTTCAGAGTTACGCCTTTAGGCGTGATTACGCGTAAACGCGTAACTCTAAACAAAAACCATTGGCGAAATGCTTGGTTGACACGTTCACCTTTTCGCCGAGTACATAAACCAAGGAGATAAAGTTTTGGCAACAGTAACGATGAAAGAACTCCTCGAAGCGGGAGTTCATTTTGGACACCAGGTACGCCGTTGGAACCCGAAGATGAAGGAATACATCTTTGGCGAACGCAACGGCATTTATATTATTGACCTTCAGAAAACGCAGAAGCTTTTCCGCGATTCGCTGAATTTCGTCACGGAATCGTTCTCGCAAAAGCCGAATCAGAAAGTGCTTTTCGTCGGGACAAAGCGTCAGGCTCAGGACGCCATCAAAGAAGAGGCGGAACGCTGCGGACAGTTTTATGTCAACAACCGCTGGCTCGGCGGCCTGCTGACGAACTACGAAACGGTCAAGAAATCCATCAATCGCCTGAAAGAGATAGAAGCGATGCGTGAGGACGGCCGTGCCGAGATGCTCACGAAAAAAGAGCGTCTGCAGCTCGACCGCGAACACGAAAAGCTGATGAAGAACCTTGCGGGTATCAAGGACATGAACGGCCATCCGGACATGCTCTTTATCATCGACGTTCGTAAAGAAGACATTGCGGTCAAAGAGGCTAACAAGCTAAATATCCCGATCGTGGCCGTCGTTGACACAAATTGCTCGCCGGAAGGTATCGACCATGTCATCCCGGGCAACGACGACGCATTACGTGCGATCCGACTGTTCGCTTCGCGCATCGCGGATGCGATCCTTGAAGGCAAGCAGATCGGAACGGAAGGCGGCGTTGCTGTGGCTGAAACCGCAGAGACCGAAGACGAAAGTGCGGATACGGCTGAGATCGGTTCGCTGACAGCTATTCCGAAAGAATTCCTTTCTGAGGATGAGGTCGCCGAGATCGAATCCGAAGATATTCCTGACGAAGAGCCGGAATTGGAAGAGTCGGTGGAGGAAACTGCTTCCGAAGTTGCAGCAGAAGATGCTCCCGCCGGCGAAACGGTCGAAGAACCTGCGGCAGAGCCTGTTGCGGACACAGAGGAATCGAGCGAAGCAAAGGCGAGCTAGCCTGAACATCAAGAGTATGGCGTAGCTCATTTCCCCGCGGGAGACGAGCTACGCTTTTTTCATAAATAGATTTTATTACCGGAGAAATATTATGGCGGAAATTACAGCAAGTGCAGTTAAGTCTTTGCGTGAAAAGACAGGTGCAGGAATGATCGATTGCAAGAATGCTCTCGTCGAGGCAAACGGCGACGAGGCGGCAGCCGTCGAGATCCTGCGTAAAAAAGGTATCGCTACGGCGGATAAAAAGGCCGGCCGTGTAACGGCAGAAGGCGCAGTCGGTTCGTACATTCACATGGGCGGAAAGGTCGGCGTTCTGGTCGAGATCAACTGCGAGAGCGACTTTGTCGCTCGCGGCGAAGAATTTCAACAGTTGGTAAAGGACGTTGCCATGCACATTGCAGCGGCGAGCCCTCTTTACACGAATCGTTCGGAAGTCCCTTCGGACATCCTGGACAAAGAGCGGGAGATCCTGATGGAGCAGCTCAAGAACGATCCGAAAAACGCGAACAAGCCCGAAGACGTACTCGCAAAGATCATCGACGGGCGTCTGAACAAGTACTATGAAGAAAATGTTCTTGTCGATCAGCCTTTCGTGAAAGACCCGGCAAAAACCGTCGGCGAACTCGTCACCGAAAAGGTCGCTTCGATCAAGGAAAACATCACGATCCGACGCTTTACCCGCTACAAAATGGGCGAAGGCATCGA
This sequence is a window from Acidobacteriota bacterium. Protein-coding genes within it:
- a CDS encoding phytoene/squalene synthase family protein, whose protein sequence is MLLDDKNLTAAKADEFLAEGYLECKAITEHYGTSYYFATQFFPRELRNSIYAVYAFARIPDEIVDDPNKGDKEETLAKLNEWRERWLAAMADGGSDDAVLHAIVDTFRRHNITVEDGEAFLKSMFMDEEVFAYDNYEHLEEYMYGSAGVIGIMVTKIVGYSSDEAFPYAIKLGYAFQLTNFLRDIKQDYDELGRIYMPRDEMRRFGLTERDIATQNFDERFVEFMNFQIERNRQIYREALPGIPMLHWRGRMAVRIAYVLYKAILNEIERVNYNIYRGRVRTNFRRKLWLSAKALIGVYE
- a CDS encoding NUDIX hydrolase produces the protein MPETIATKKIYDGRIFDVRIDTIREGDAKYDREIISHRGSAVIVPLFDDGTVAMVRQYRHAAKETLLELPAGSLDEGEAPIEGAARELEEEIGYTAEKLEKIAEFYVSPGFLDEKMFVFFAAGLTQTEQRLEIDEIIEVERIPLADAIELVNRGEIHDAKTMLGLLFAARTVAQR
- the rplM gene encoding 50S ribosomal protein L13, giving the protein MSTYFPSGKGLAEDRKWFVVDAKGKTVGRLATEVARILSGKNNPAWTPFMDMGDHCVVINARHAVFTGSKTDQKLYRHHTLYPGGLKEKSVKEMLEQKPERIIELAIKGMLPKTKLGKAMAKKLKVYADAEHRHTAQKPEAIEV
- the rpsI gene encoding 30S ribosomal protein S9, producing the protein MADIQYYGTGRRKTSTARVYLRPGSGSITVNKRDFNSYFPNEALQMIIRQPLALTETTEKFDILVNVDGGGSAGQAGAVRHGITRALLEFNSDLRPELKKAGLITRDPRKKERKKYGQKGARKRFQFSKR
- the rpsB gene encoding 30S ribosomal protein S2 yields the protein MATVTMKELLEAGVHFGHQVRRWNPKMKEYIFGERNGIYIIDLQKTQKLFRDSLNFVTESFSQKPNQKVLFVGTKRQAQDAIKEEAERCGQFYVNNRWLGGLLTNYETVKKSINRLKEIEAMREDGRAEMLTKKERLQLDREHEKLMKNLAGIKDMNGHPDMLFIIDVRKEDIAVKEANKLNIPIVAVVDTNCSPEGIDHVIPGNDDALRAIRLFASRIADAILEGKQIGTEGGVAVAETAETEDESADTAEIGSLTAIPKEFLSEDEVAEIESEDIPDEEPELEESVEETASEVAAEDAPAGETVEEPAAEPVADTEESSEAKAS
- the tsf gene encoding translation elongation factor Ts — protein: MAEITASAVKSLREKTGAGMIDCKNALVEANGDEAAAVEILRKKGIATADKKAGRVTAEGAVGSYIHMGGKVGVLVEINCESDFVARGEEFQQLVKDVAMHIAAASPLYTNRSEVPSDILDKEREILMEQLKNDPKNANKPEDVLAKIIDGRLNKYYEENVLVDQPFVKDPAKTVGELVTEKVASIKENITIRRFTRYKMGEGIEKKQDDFAAEVASMVG